A window of Belonocnema kinseyi isolate 2016_QV_RU_SX_M_011 chromosome 9, B_treatae_v1, whole genome shotgun sequence contains these coding sequences:
- the LOC117180719 gene encoding uncharacterized protein LOC117180719, whose translation MCYRCVRETARRVIAIATGSRFVFLSSIPAQAQYFDMPKLRPLSTAEFAQFRVYKALNVYVRISWSARKEITELPPWSFHWITSGTGIISKLQGVDYRYKEGDQWTGLGYCERIIYDDGYYQMSADGRRMIKLSRTEPTKLLVSIPDLWILGILVNNNKYSGLWAKKNAEYKRIAKYLNEHIAQLMHDSEAGHLTEGKQFYSKRRPTQITPGYVQESSRPRRGH comes from the exons ATGTGCTACCGATGCGTGAGAGAAACGGCGCGGCGTGTCATTGCCATAGCAACGGGTTCTCGCTTCGTGTTCCTCTCAAGCATCCCAGCGCAAGCGCAGTACTTCGATATGCCAAAGTTGAGACCACTGAGCACAGCCGAGTTCGCGCAATTCCGCGTTTACAAAGCCCTGAATGTTTACGTTCGGATTTCTTGGAGCGCCAGAAAAGAAATCACCGAGTTACCTCCATGGTCGTTCCATTGGATCACGTCCGGGACCGGGATAATATCAAAGTTACAGGGGGTAGATTAT CGCTATAAGGAAGGTGATCAATGGACTGGATTAGGATATTGTGAAAGGATTATTTATGATGACGGCTATTACCAAATGTCAGCAGATGGACGACGAATGATTAAACTTTCAAGAACAGAACCAACGAAGTTATTAGTATCAATTCCCGATTTGTGGATTCTTGGGATATTAGTTAATAACAATAAGTATTCTGGACTATGGGCTAAAAAAAATGCAGAGTACAAACgaattgcaaaatacttaaatgaacATATAGCTCAACTGATGCATGATAGTGAAGCGGGTCATCTTACTGAAGGGAAACAATTCTATTCAAAACGCAGGCCAACGCAAATAACCCCTGGGTATGTTCAAGAATCGAGTCGACCTCGGCGAGGACATTAA